In Helianthus annuus cultivar XRQ/B chromosome 9, HanXRQr2.0-SUNRISE, whole genome shotgun sequence, the following are encoded in one genomic region:
- the LOC110885206 gene encoding serine/threonine-protein kinase STY13 isoform X2 produces MGSRDSFYSVDEYRFDPKWLIDPQHLFVGPRIGEGAHAKVYEGKYKNQNVAIKIVHRGDTPEEIAKREARFMREVATWSRVQHKNLAKFIGACKEPMMVIVTEILTGGSLRKYMLSKRPGSLDLHVAIGFALDIARAMECLHSHGIIHRDLKPENLVLTKDQRTLKLVDFGLAREETVTEMMTAETGTYRWMAPENVRPSLEDLPEDLAMILSSCWMEDPDARPNFSQIIQMLLNCYSTIMPSKPVIPSRLFTAENAPMSPESPGTSALMAVCNFSGDTPRGEMEHKPKGFFFCFNQCY; encoded by the exons ATGGGAAGCAGAGATAGTTTTTATTCAGTTGATGAGTACAGATTTGATCCTAAATGGTTGATTGATCCTCAACATCTTTTTGTTGGGCCCAGAATTGGTGAAGGAGCCCATGCCAAAGTTTATGAAGGAAA ATATAAGAATCAAAATGTCGCGATTAAAATCGTTCATAGAGGTGACACGCCAGAAGAAATTGCTAAAAGGGAAGCGCGATTCATGCGAGAAGTTGCAACATGGTCTAGAGTTCAACACAAGAATCTAGCAAAG TTTATAGGGGCATGTAAAGAGCCTATGATGGTTATAGTTACTGAGATTTTAACAGGAGGATCACTGCGTAAATATATGTTAAGTAAACGACCCGGAAGCTTAGATTTGCATGTGGCTATTGGTTTTGCACTCGATATTGCTCGCGCAATGGAATGCCTGCACTCTCATGGAATTATTCACCGAGATCTAAAACCTG AAAACTTGGTCTTGACTAAAGATCAAAGAACACTTAAACTTGTTGATTTTGGATTAGCTAGAGAAGAGACAGTAACAGAGATGATGACTGCTGAAACCGGAACCTATCGTTGGATGGCTCCAGAG AATGTGAGGCCAAGTTTGGAAGATCTACCAGAAGATCTAGCGATGATTTTGAGTTCATGTTGGATGGAGGATCCGGATGCTAGACCGAATTTCAGTCAGATTATACAAATGTTGCTAAACTGTTATTCAACAATTATGCCATCAAAACCTGTAATTCCTTCTCGGCTTTTTACGGCTGAGAATGCTCCGATGTCTCCTGAATCGCCAGGTACAAGTGCGTTAATGGCGGTTTGCAATTTTTCAGGGGACACGCCAAGAGGAGAAATGGAACACAAGCCAAAAGGCTTCTTCTTCTGCTTTAACCAATGCTATTAA
- the LOC110885206 gene encoding serine/threonine-protein kinase STY13 isoform X1: MGSRDSFYSVDEYRFDPKWLIDPQHLFVGPRIGEGAHAKVYEGKYKNQNVAIKIVHRGDTPEEIAKREARFMREVATWSRVQHKNLAKFIGACKEPMMVIVTEILTGGSLRKYMLSKRPGSLDLHVAIGFALDIARAMECLHSHGIIHRDLKPENLVLTKDQRTLKLVDFGLAREETVTEMMTAETGTYRWMAPELYSTVTLRQGEKKHYNQKVDAYSFAIVLWELLHNKLPFEGMSNLQAAYAAAFKNVRPSLEDLPEDLAMILSSCWMEDPDARPNFSQIIQMLLNCYSTIMPSKPVIPSRLFTAENAPMSPESPGTSALMAVCNFSGDTPRGEMEHKPKGFFFCFNQCY, translated from the exons ATGGGAAGCAGAGATAGTTTTTATTCAGTTGATGAGTACAGATTTGATCCTAAATGGTTGATTGATCCTCAACATCTTTTTGTTGGGCCCAGAATTGGTGAAGGAGCCCATGCCAAAGTTTATGAAGGAAA ATATAAGAATCAAAATGTCGCGATTAAAATCGTTCATAGAGGTGACACGCCAGAAGAAATTGCTAAAAGGGAAGCGCGATTCATGCGAGAAGTTGCAACATGGTCTAGAGTTCAACACAAGAATCTAGCAAAG TTTATAGGGGCATGTAAAGAGCCTATGATGGTTATAGTTACTGAGATTTTAACAGGAGGATCACTGCGTAAATATATGTTAAGTAAACGACCCGGAAGCTTAGATTTGCATGTGGCTATTGGTTTTGCACTCGATATTGCTCGCGCAATGGAATGCCTGCACTCTCATGGAATTATTCACCGAGATCTAAAACCTG AAAACTTGGTCTTGACTAAAGATCAAAGAACACTTAAACTTGTTGATTTTGGATTAGCTAGAGAAGAGACAGTAACAGAGATGATGACTGCTGAAACCGGAACCTATCGTTGGATGGCTCCAGAG TTATACAGTACTGTCACACTAAGGCAAGGAGAGAAGAAACATTACAATCAAAAAGTAGATGCTTATAGTTTTGCCATTGTGTTATGGGAACTTTTACACAATAAGTTACCATTTGAGGGTATGTCCAATCTACAGGCAGCCTATGCTGCAGCTTTTAAG AATGTGAGGCCAAGTTTGGAAGATCTACCAGAAGATCTAGCGATGATTTTGAGTTCATGTTGGATGGAGGATCCGGATGCTAGACCGAATTTCAGTCAGATTATACAAATGTTGCTAAACTGTTATTCAACAATTATGCCATCAAAACCTGTAATTCCTTCTCGGCTTTTTACGGCTGAGAATGCTCCGATGTCTCCTGAATCGCCAGGTACAAGTGCGTTAATGGCGGTTTGCAATTTTTCAGGGGACACGCCAAGAGGAGAAATGGAACACAAGCCAAAAGGCTTCTTCTTCTGCTTTAACCAATGCTATTAA